In one window of Solanum pennellii chromosome 2, SPENNV200 DNA:
- the LOC107010550 gene encoding peroxidase 64-like, with protein MSSSSALILFISLLIFSQGNALSSNYYENTCPEVEDIVTQVVTEATKKDKTVPAALLRMHFHDCFIRGCDASVLLNSKKNTAEKDGPPNVSLHAFFVIDNAKKAIEARCPGIVSCADILAFAARDSVVVSGGPSWDVPKGRKDGRTSKASETIQLPAPTFNINQLQQSFSQRGLSLEDLVALSGGHTLGFSHCSSFNNRIHNFNTTHDVDPTLHPTLAATLKSICPLKNRAKNAGSPMDPSSTTFDNTYYKLILQNKSLFSSDQALLSNPKTKSLVTDFASSKDAFFKAFANSMIKMSSINGGQEVRRDCRVAN; from the exons ATGTCATCTTCTTCTGCATTAATCTTGTTTATCTCATTGCTAATTTTCTCACAAGGGAATGCACTTAGTTCAAATTACTATGAGAACACGTGCCCTGAAGTTGAAGATATTGTTACACAAGTTGTTACTGAAGCAACAAAAAAGGACAAAACTGTCCCTGCTGCTCTTCTAAGAATGCACTTCCATGACTGTTTCATAAGG GGTTGTGATGCTTCGGTGTTACTAAACTCAAAGAAAAACACTGCAGAAAAAGATGGTCCTCCTAATGTTTCTTTGCATGCATTCTTTGTAATTGATAATGCAAAGAAAGCCATTGAAGCGCGTTGCCCTGGCATAGTCTCGTGTGCTGATATCTTAGCCTTTGCTGCTAGAGATTCAGTTGTCGTT TCTGGTGGACCTTCATGGGACGTGCCTAAAGGAAGAAAGGATGGAAGAACATCGAAAGCTAGTGAAACTATACAATTGCCAGCTCCAACTTTTAACATAAACCAACTTCAACAAAGCTTCTCTCAAAGAGGATTATCACTTGAAGACCTTGTCGCTCTCTCAG GTGGACACACTTTAGGATTCTCTCattgttcatcattcaataacAGGATACACAACTTCAATACCACACATGATGTTGACCCAACATTGCATCCAACTCTAGCAGCAACTTTAAAGAGCATTTGTCCACTGAAAAACAGGGCTAAAAATGCTGGAAGTCCCATGGATCCTTCCTCAACGACGTTTGATAATACATATTACAAGTTAATTCTGCAGAACAAGAGTCTATTCTCTTCAGACCAAGCTTTGCTCAGTAATCCCAAGACTAAAAGTCTGGTTACTGATTTTGCTAGCTCAAAAGACGCGTTCTTCAAGGCTTTTGCTAATTCCATGATCAAAATGAGCAGCATAAATGGAGGTCAAGAGGTCAGAAGGGATTGTAGGGTggctaattaa
- the LOC107009520 gene encoding peroxidase 64-like → MAYFVPLLSTFIFFSIYYSQSNALSSNYYAKTCPQAEDIVMKVVKEEAQKDRTVPATLLRMHFHDCFLRGCDASILLSSKGKNTAEKDAPPNGSLHGFYVIDGAKRAVEAICPGVVSCADILAFAARDAVVLSGGPYWKVPKGRKDGRISRASETTLLPKPTFNISQLQQSFHQRGLSLDDLVALLGAHTLGFTHCSSFMNRIYNFNATHDIDPTLRPSFAASLKGICPLKNRAKNAGISNDPSPTTFDNTHYRLILQKKSLLFSDHSLLTIPKTKSLVYKFATSKAAFHKAFSNSMIKMSSLTGGQEVRKNCRVVN, encoded by the exons ATGGCATACTTTGTTCCATTGTTGagcacatttatttttttctccatcTACTATTCTCAAAGCAATGCACTTAGTTCAAATtactatgcaaaaacatgccCTCAAGCTGAAGACATAGTAATGAAGGTTGTTAAGGAGGAAGCACAGAAAGACAGAACAGTGCCCGCTACACTTCTAAGGATGCATTTCCATGATTGTTTCCTACGG GGTTGTGATGCTTCTATTTTGTTGAGCTCCAAGGGGAAAAACACCGCGGAAAAGGACGCGCCTCCTAATGGTTCTTTGCACGGATTCTATGTTATTGATGGTGCAAAGAGAGCAGTTGAAGCTATATGTCCTGGCGTAGTGTCTTGTGCTGATATTTTAGCGTTTGCTGCAAGAGATGCAGTTGTGTTA TCAGGCGGACCTTACTGGAAGGTGCCTAAAGGAAGAAAAGACGGACGAATATCAAGAGCTAGTGAAACAACACTGCTTCCAAAGCCTACATTCAACATTTCTCAACTCCAACAGAGCTTCCATCAAAGAGGTCTCTCACTAGACGACTTGGTGGCTCTCTTAG GTGCACACACTCTAGGATTTACCCATTGCTCATCATTTATGAACCGTATATACAACTTCAACGCCACACATGACATCGATCCTACACTACGTCCATCGTTTGCAGCAAGCTTGAAGGGCATATGTCCACTCAAAAACAGGGCAAAAAACGCAGGAATAAGCAATGATCCTTCACCAACAACATTTGATAATACTCATTACAGGCTAATTCTCCAAAAGAAAAGTTTGTTATTTTCGGATCATTCATTGCTCACTATACCAAAAACGAAGAGCTTAGTTTATAAGTTTGCTACCTCAAAAGCAGCTTTTCATAAGGCATTTTCTAATTCTATGATTAAGATGAGTAGCCTTACAGGAGGTCAAGAAGTTAGAAAAAATTGCAGGGTTGTAAACTGA
- the LOC107011966 gene encoding pre-rRNA-processing protein esf1, with the protein MESKNKGNKNRKGKRPADASSAARDESGGGNRTEKSVINDSRFAALHSDPRFREPPQKKSKVTIDSRFNRMFTDKNFVSSKAPTDIRGKPRKSSAKNPLDHYYHIEEEEEEEQGEKQKRQKEKLKVLESESDDDSEEEEEETKSDSGTSEEEIEDHKLKKVGAVSSESEEDEDEEVGSDNSLASTSDSDSDSDSDSDSDSDDEMDEVSSEEEDTFVLKEDVPEIDKETKRLAVVNMDWGRVKAVDLYMLLSSFLPRGGQITSVAVYPSDFGLKRMEEEAVHGPVGLFDEEKAKDEDSDDDEEEEEDDEMDNEKLRAYEMSRLRYYYAVVECDSSATADYLYKTCDGVEFERTSNKLDLRFIPDSMEFKHQPRDIATEAPADYEGLDFHTRALQHSNIELTWDEDEPQRIRTLKRQFNDKQLADMELKEFLASDESGSDDSEEGDDDTEDKSAKRKKKHDTYRALLQSGEGSDGNNEDDDQDMEVTFNTGLEDLSKRILEKKDKQSETVWEAYLRKKREKKKSRKGNTKDSSEDESSDSDQEPIDEPEDFFIEEPSAKGDKDSQRKSTRKGKQSLEASEEAEASRAELELLLADDKGGDPNLKGYNMKPKKAKGKKGKRIPVEDKLPTIDYEDPRFSSLFKSHLFALDPTDPQFKRSAAYARQLAQKQHKVEEEIVSAKQQPGVTRTLESATNEKLQSGDLPSRKEKHELSSLVKSIKMKSQQLSLSSQGKAVVKNEKSQAMSKNIDGEGGKKENKKSRARAKKKDEKRVK; encoded by the exons ATGGAGTCAAAGAACAAGGGTAATAAGAACAGAAAGGGGAAAAGGCCAGCCGATGCCTCCTCCGCAGCCAGAGATGAAAGCGGCGGAGGAAATAGAACTGAAAAGAGTGTCATCAATGATTCTCGATTTGCGGCGTTACACTCGGATCCTAGATTCCGCGAACCACCGCAGAAAAAGTCTAAAGTTACCATTGATTCTCGCTTTAATCGTATGTTCACTGATAAAAACTTCGTATCATCAAAAGCACCGACTGATATTAGAGGCAAACCCCGTAAATCTTCTGCTAAAAACCCTCTTGACCATTATTACCAtattgaggaagaagaagaagaagaacagggTGAGAAACAGAAGAGGCAGAAGGAGAAATTAAAGGTGTTAGAATCTGAAAGCGATGATGacagtgaagaagaagaagaagagaccAAGAGTGACAGTGGGACGAGTGAGGAAGAAATTGAAGACCATAAATTGAAGAAAGTTGGCGCCGTATCATCAGAGTccgaagaagatgaagatgaagaggTGGGAAGTGATAATTCACTGGCAAGTACGTCCGATTCCGATTCCGATTCCGATTCCGATTCTGATTCTGATTCTGATGATGAAATGGACGAAGTTTCTTCAGAGGAGGAAGACACTTTCGTGCTG AAAGAGGATGTGCCTGAGATTGACAAGGAAACTAAGAGGCTTGCTGTTGTTAACATGGATTGGGGTAGAGTAAAG GCAGTTGACTTGTATATGCTATTGAGCTCCTTTCTCCCAAGAGGGGGTCAAATAACATCTGTTGCTGTCTATCCATCTGACTTTGGTCTCAAGCGTATGGAAGAGGAGGCTGTCCATGGTCCAGTTGGCCTATTTGACGAGGAAAAGGCAAAAGATGAAGAcagtgatgatgatgaagaagaagaagaagatgatgagatGGACAATGAGAAATTACGCGCCTATGAGATGAGTCGGCTCAG GTATTATTATGCTGTGGTGGAATGCGATTCAAGTGCTACAGCTGATTATCTTTACAAAACTTGCGACGGAGTTGAGTTTGAGAGAACATCAAACAAATTAGATTTGAGGTTTATTCCAGATTCCATGGAATTCAAGCATCAACCACGTGACATTGCAACAGAG GCCCCTGCAGATTATGAAGGTCTAGATTTTCACACTCGAGCTTTGCAGCATAGCAATATTGAACTTACATGGGATGAGGATGAGCCACAACGCATCAGGACCTTGAAGAGACAGTTCAATGATAAACAG CTTGCAGATatggagttgaaagagtttTTGGCTTCTGATGAGAGTGGAAGTGATGATAGTGAGGAAGGTGATGATGACACAGAAGATAAATCTgccaaaaggaagaaaaaacaTGATACCTACCGTGCGTTACTCCAGTCTGGGGAGGGTTCAGATGGAAATAACGAGGACGATGACCAGGACATGGAGGTCACATTTAACACTGGATTGGAAGATCTAAGCAAACGCATCCTAGAAAAGAAGGATAAACAGTCGGAAACTGTGTGGGAAGCTTATCTCAGaaagaaaagggagaaaaagaaGTCCAGGAAAGGTAACACCAAGGATTCATCAGAAGATGAGAGCAGCGATAGTGATCAAGAACCTATAGATGAACCTGAGGACTTCTTCATAGAAGAGCCTTCCGCAAAAGGGGATAAGGATTCCCAACGTAAGAGCACCAGGAAAGGGAAGCAGAGCCTTGAAGCATCTGAAGAAGCTGAAGCAAGTAGAGCAGAGCTTGAGCTATTACTTGCAGATGACAAAGGAGGAGACCCTAACTTGAAGGGTTACAACATGAAACCTAAGAAGGCAAAGGGGAAGAAGGGTAAAAGAATTCCAGTAGAGGACAAGTTGCCAACTATAGATTATGAAGATCCACGGTTTTCATCTCTCTTTAAATCACACCTCTTTGCATTGGACCCCACAGATCCTCAGTTCAAACG GAGTGCAGCTTATGCTCGTCAGTTGGCACAAAAGCAGCacaaggttgaagaagaaattGTGAGTGCAAAACAACAGCCCGGAGTAACTAGAACATTAGAGTCAGCAACAAATGAAAAATTGCAGTCTGGTGATTTGCCTTCAAGAAAGGAGAAGCACGAGCTATCTTCTTTAGTTAAATCTATTAAGATGAAATCACAACAATTATCATTGTCCTCTCAAGGTAAGGCGGTagtaaagaatgaaaaaagtcAAGCAATGTCAAAGAACATCGATGGAGAGGGAGGAAAGAAGGAGAACAAAAAAAGTCGAGCAAGGGCaaagaagaaagatgaaaaGCGAGTAAAATAA